Proteins co-encoded in one Dehalobacter sp. genomic window:
- a CDS encoding dehalogenase — MIIFWLILGALMVSSIWFVYIKFQAAGKMSVTRWVLTSISVLWGAFTLAWIVSSIAEGEMQAAGMGLLIFGAILLGLIILTVRLNSLISSKKKANKVEAA, encoded by the coding sequence ATGATCATATTCTGGTTAATTCTAGGTGCACTCATGGTATCATCTATATGGTTTGTATATATCAAATTTCAGGCTGCTGGCAAAATGTCCGTAACCCGCTGGGTTTTGACTTCCATATCCGTACTGTGGGGAGCCTTTACCCTGGCCTGGATTGTCAGCAGCATTGCTGAAGGTGAGATGCAGGCTGCCGGTATGGGACTGTTAATCTTCGGAGCCATTCTTCTTGGACTAATTATCCTTACAGTGCGGTTAAATTCTTTGATATCCTCAAAAAAGAAAGCCAATAAAGTAGAGGCCGCATAA
- a CDS encoding 4Fe-4S binding protein, whose amino-acid sequence MKKFLSNIIVFVATVIFLLTLGFSWTHTDNDIIPFMNQVFPEAQSFQKIASSPVIYEGKTKDQSGKEEKIGYVVIEQAVAYGGPIKMVTGIDLKGKIVGTVIAAHKDTPSFIDKVIDQKYLERFIGKDITDPLSIDKDIDRISGATFSSRGIAKAVSQGSHAVARERFGLDVKDEVQPFKFGSKEIAVIALVILAVIGVAFKQRKLRWIALIGSLVFIGFQYNTSISLANIAALLMGNFPSIRENLVWYILLIGIPVITFILGKNVYCFWLCPFGALQEITAKVGGGKFKCCNKAIEAKAAKIRYILIYLALIGAFLTKSPSFAGYEPFATLFGRQGFGIQWLILPVVFFTSFFISRFWCRFFCPGLIINEIILRPRKYIMGILEKGILEKGTLKKVPGIERTQGIEGRSANELNNIEVKQ is encoded by the coding sequence ATGAAAAAATTTTTAAGTAATATTATTGTTTTTGTAGCAACAGTTATATTCCTCCTAACGTTGGGTTTCAGTTGGACTCATACAGATAACGATATCATACCGTTTATGAATCAAGTTTTTCCGGAAGCGCAATCTTTTCAAAAGATTGCGTCTTCCCCTGTTATATACGAAGGGAAAACGAAAGATCAAAGTGGTAAAGAAGAAAAAATAGGTTACGTCGTAATCGAGCAAGCTGTTGCTTATGGCGGGCCGATCAAAATGGTCACTGGAATCGACCTCAAAGGAAAAATTGTCGGGACAGTTATCGCCGCCCATAAGGATACGCCGTCCTTTATTGATAAGGTCATCGACCAGAAATATCTGGAGAGGTTTATAGGGAAAGATATCACGGACCCTCTGTCGATTGATAAAGATATAGACCGTATATCGGGCGCTACCTTTTCTTCCCGCGGGATAGCCAAAGCGGTTTCCCAGGGCAGCCATGCCGTAGCCAGGGAGCGATTTGGGCTGGATGTGAAGGATGAAGTTCAACCGTTTAAGTTCGGGTCAAAGGAAATTGCCGTCATCGCTTTGGTCATCCTGGCGGTAATTGGCGTCGCATTCAAACAAAGAAAACTGCGCTGGATTGCCCTGATAGGCAGTTTAGTCTTCATTGGCTTTCAATACAACACATCGATTTCCCTTGCTAACATTGCCGCACTATTAATGGGGAATTTCCCGTCTATCCGTGAAAACCTGGTTTGGTATATCCTCTTAATCGGAATCCCGGTGATCACCTTTATCTTAGGAAAAAATGTTTACTGTTTCTGGCTTTGCCCGTTTGGCGCTTTGCAGGAAATCACGGCAAAAGTGGGCGGCGGTAAATTCAAATGCTGCAATAAAGCAATCGAAGCCAAAGCGGCTAAAATAAGATATATACTCATCTACCTGGCACTCATAGGCGCATTCCTGACGAAGTCCCCGAGTTTTGCCGGTTATGAGCCATTTGCTACTTTATTTGGACGGCAGGGGTTCGGCATCCAATGGCTTATTCTACCGGTCGTGTTTTTTACTTCTTTCTTTATCAGCAGATTCTGGTGCAGGTTTTTCTGTCCGGGACTCATCATCAATGAGATCATCTTGCGTCCCAGGAAATATATCATGGGGATTTTAGAAAAAGGGATTCTAGAAAAAGGGACACTGAAAAAGGTTCCGGGAATTGAAAGAACCCAAGGAATCGAAGGAAGATCTGCAAATGAATTGAATAACATCGAGGTTAAACAATGA
- a CDS encoding Crp/Fnr family transcriptional regulator: MKEIRKDNFTQIIKLSNISQKLLDVGEEVFFARNKILVSAGDVPDGFYYLKDGLVKSCVYSTNGDEYVCGLIDKGSIFLEANAIFSIPSDGYFKTMEPSHLLFFKKENFLNLLQTDFDVTLLMLRSITCKFLASGYFFTELLAHDSEWRLCRLLLTFADNFGIEIENKIKLNIKISQQFISDMLGVNRGTAIKVINKLKEMNLIEQTNGYYFIKDLQRLKNHQAKITT; encoded by the coding sequence ATGAAAGAAATTAGAAAAGATAATTTTACACAAATCATCAAACTTTCTAATATCTCTCAAAAATTATTGGACGTAGGAGAAGAAGTTTTCTTTGCCAGAAATAAGATACTTGTTTCTGCCGGAGATGTCCCCGATGGATTTTATTATCTAAAAGATGGACTGGTTAAATCTTGTGTATACTCTACAAATGGTGATGAATATGTATGTGGCCTTATAGACAAGGGAAGTATCTTTTTGGAAGCCAACGCAATTTTCAGTATTCCTAGTGATGGTTATTTCAAAACCATGGAGCCTTCGCATTTACTTTTTTTTAAGAAAGAAAACTTTTTGAATTTGTTACAAACCGACTTTGATGTAACGCTATTAATGTTACGATCGATTACCTGCAAATTTTTAGCAAGTGGTTATTTTTTCACTGAACTGCTGGCTCATGACTCAGAATGGAGACTATGCCGCCTATTATTAACATTTGCCGATAATTTTGGAATAGAAATAGAAAATAAAATAAAGCTGAATATTAAAATCAGTCAGCAGTTTATTAGTGACATGCTGGGTGTCAATAGAGGTACGGCCATAAAGGTGATCAATAAATTAAAAGAAATGAATTTAATCGAGCAAACAAACGGCTATTATTTTATTAAAGATTTGCAACGGCTAAAAAACCATCAGGCCAAAATTACGACTTAA